CCGACAAAGCTGGAGAAGGCAGTGACGATCTTGGTAAAGGCGCCTGCGATGGTGACGATGTCGAAGATCGTCAGCGAGCGCACCACGCCCATCACCCGCCCGGGGATCGAGGTGACCAGCGACAGCGCACCCTTCATCGCGCCCTGGAACCACGCCCAGGCCTTGGCGACGGCATTGCCCTTCTTGATGTTCTCCCAGATCTCCTTCTGGCCGATCAACTCCATGAACGCGCCGATCAGTGCCGAGGCCGGGCTCTCGCCTTCGTCGGAAATCGGGTTCTTGCCGAACACGCCGACGAGCAGATCCCATTTGGGAATGTTCGACGCCGCCCAGCGCCCGAGCGGCTTGATGATCGCGTCCTTGACGATCTCGGCGATGCCCGAGACGAGGCCCTTGGCAAAGGCGATCGCCTTGTCGATCGGCGTGGTGAAGATCGCCTTGGCGCGGCTCCACAGGCTACCGAGCCGGAAGATGTCGCGGAAGCCGAGCGAGCCAACGAACTCCATCAGCGCATCGCGCAGCGCCCCGCCGAGCCCCTTGAGCGCGACGAACTGCTCTTCGATGAACTTGCCGCCCTTTTCGAAGATATTGTGGTTCTGGAGCGCCTGGACGATGAGGCCGCCGCCGGGAATGAACTCGATCATCGCGCGCAGGATATTGGCGCCGCTGCGATCGACCGCCGACATATTGACCGGATTGCGCCCGATCACGATCGTGAAGAGCCGGAAACCGGGGATCACATTGGCCTTGTCGGCAATCCAGTCGAGCGCCTCGCTGATGACACCGCGCTGGACCTGCGGCTCGCTGCGCTGCTGGACGACCACCGCCTCGCGCTGGATCACGTCGCGCTGGACGACTTCCTGCTGCTGGATCGTGTGAGTCAGCTCGTGGGCAAGCAGTTCCATGCCTTCCGGGCCGTCGGGCTGGTAGGCACCGGCGTTGAAGAAGATGTCCTTGCCGTAGGTGAAGGCGCGCGCGCCGAGACGGGTGGAGAGGTTCTCCGCCTTGCCGCCGGTATGAACGCGGACCCCGGCGAAATTCGCCTTGAAGCGCGGCTCGAGGAAACTGCGAGTATCCGACGAAAGCGGCCTGCCGCCGCCGACCTGCGACTTGATCTCCGCCGTCAGCTCGGGCGAGACCTGGTCCTTCTTCGCGGCAGGCGCCGTCGATGCGACGGAGGGCGCGCGCGCGGCGAGCATCGGCACCCTTGCCCTCGGCGACACCACCGGATTGGGCATGCTCATCACCGCCCGCGCAGTCGATACCGCCTCGCGCTCGGCGGCGTCGCCGGGATCGGAGAGCTTGAGTGCAGTCTGGACGCGGCGGCGGTCATGCGCACGGCCGGGCTCGGTGGCGCGCGGCGCTTCGGCTGGCGTCGTTTCTACGCTCTGCCGGGCCGACGATGCCATCTCAGCCCACCGCCGAAAGCTGCGGCTTCAGCGGACAATGCGCGTCAAGCTTGCGATATTCGCGGAACACCGCGCGACGGAGCATCTCGTCGCCGATCGTTACGCCGGCATCGAGCGCCAGCAGCCGCGCATGAAGCGCGACGTTGCGGAGCTGCCCGCCTGACAGCGCACAGCGTACCGCGATCTCCTGGACCAGTTCGTCTGCAGCGCGATGCTCGCCGAGATGATGTTCGAGTATCTCGTAGCGGCGCAGTTCGTCGGGCGCGCGGAACGGCACCACCACGTCCATCCGCCGCTGGAACGCCTTGTCGATTCGATCGGGGGCGTTGGTGGTGACGATCAAGATGCCCGAGAAGGTCTCGATCCGCTGGAGCAGGAAGTTGGTCTCGAGATTGGCGTAGCGATCATTGGCGTTGCTCACATCGGTCCGCCGCGCCATCAGCGCGTCGCCTTCGTCGAGCAACAGGATCGTATCGAGCTCCTCGGCAGCGGCGAAGGCGCGATCGAGCGCCTTTTCGGTCTCGCCGATATATTTGCTGACGGTGGCGGCAAGATCGATGCGCCAGATGTCGCGGGCCAGGTCATGCGCCAGCCGCCGCGCCGCCAGCGTCTTGCCCGCGCCCGAGGGCCCGGCGAATAGCGCGCGGACCCCCGTGGCCCCGGCGCCGGACCCGGCATGCGCGCCTAGCGCCTCACGATTGCGGCAACGCGTGGCAAGCGCGTCCAACTCCTCCTGCCCCATCTCGTCCAGCGTGAGGAATTCGGGACGGTCGCCGGCATCGATCCGCGCCGCCACGGTCTCCAACCGACTGTCCTGCAAGTCGCGCAGCGCAGTGCGGACATCGGCACGGGCGATCGTGGCGCGGCCCGCCTGGCGGGTGGTAAGCGCGGCACCGATTGCGGCGCGCCGGATCGTCCCGCCGGTGAGGCGGAACGCGCCGGCCAGCGCCAGCGCGCCGGCGGGTTCGATCTGCGGCAGCGCCGCCTGCCAATGCGCCTGACGCTCGCGGCATTCGGGCGCGGGTACGGCGAGGGTCGCCTGAGGGCGGTCGGCCAGCCGGATGCCGCCGCTGGTTCCGGTTATAACTATGAGCCGCACGGGATCGAGCGCGAAACCAGGGACTTCGCGAACCTCGCCGGGGCCGACGGGCATAGCCAGAGCCACCACCGCATCGTGCAAAAAGGCAAACAGCCCGATCCGGGCCCAGCCCTCGGCCGAGACTAGTGGATCGACTGTT
This genomic stretch from Sphingomonas sp. LM7 harbors:
- a CDS encoding ATP-binding protein; this translates as MSIAAFPREPAVHLRLALLGAGVSIAERIGDAAPECLGEYAAEVATLAGKPLSAAQWDALLAGWSDPTMPLERLRGAVGDPLAIDLLLAVGLVGEDPRIATLLGDADRLTLATLTALWRSYAGRDDPAAVRRAINRLLQIGLVTIDNPDAPRFDWRLAVSAAAWDALSGETQAPPGCRLIPLAELPLLDDFIAPEAALDRARLLAEAMAEDEMLVPVLRGPERNGRTTLAGALARRMGRPLLVTTVDPLVSAEGWARIGLFAFLHDAVVALAMPVGPGEVREVPGFALDPVRLIVITGTSGGIRLADRPQATLAVPAPECRERQAHWQAALPQIEPAGALALAGAFRLTGGTIRRAAIGAALTTRQAGRATIARADVRTALRDLQDSRLETVAARIDAGDRPEFLTLDEMGQEELDALATRCRNREALGAHAGSGAGATGVRALFAGPSGAGKTLAARRLAHDLARDIWRIDLAATVSKYIGETEKALDRAFAAAEELDTILLLDEGDALMARRTDVSNANDRYANLETNFLLQRIETFSGILIVTTNAPDRIDKAFQRRMDVVVPFRAPDELRRYEILEHHLGEHRAADELVQEIAVRCALSGGQLRNVALHARLLALDAGVTIGDEMLRRAVFREYRKLDAHCPLKPQLSAVG